In one Lolium rigidum isolate FL_2022 chromosome 3, APGP_CSIRO_Lrig_0.1, whole genome shotgun sequence genomic region, the following are encoded:
- the LOC124695795 gene encoding acyl-[acyl-carrier-protein] desaturase 4, chloroplastic-like encodes MGLAALKLKLSFSNKSGTASGRPTRLGWILCPTNPRYACALTTRRWTAAAAAPVETPSRSFDVEMQSSPAPREQVEVVRSLNGWVAKNMLPLLLPVESSWQPHDFLPCSAAAPGASTEDEALSAFTDGVAKLRAGAAGVPDEVLVCLVGNMVTEEALPSYQSMGNRTEGIADDTGASSLPWARWLRGWTAEENRHGDLLNRYLYLSGRVDMRQVETTVHHLLRNGMEMLVPKSPYHSVIYGAFQERATFISHVHTAKLAGQHGDQALAKICGVIAADEKRHEAGYTRVCAKLFEVDPDGMVRALAYVMRGKVTMPGLLMSDGHDCSETLFDRFSAVAQRAGVYTARDYGDLVEHFVRKWRVAELAGLSGEGRRAQEYVCRLPPKIRRMEELAHQRAARSELRPASFSWIFDRHVMLG; translated from the exons ATGGGGCTCGCAGCACTCAAACTCAAGCTCTCCTTCTCCAACAAGAGCGGCACGGCCTCGGGCAGACCTACGCGCCTCGGCTGGATCCTCTGTCCCACAAATCCTAGGTATGCATGCGC ACTGACGACCAGGAGATGGACCGCGGCCGCAGCTGCGCCAGTGGAGACTCCGTCCAGAAGCTTCGACGTTGAGATGCAATCCTCGCCGGCGCCGCGGGAGCAGGTGGAGGTCGTCCGGTCGCTCAACGGTTGGGTGGCGAAGAACATGCTCCCGCTGCTCCTCCCGGTGGAGTCCTCGTGGCAGCCGCACGACTTCCTGCCGTGCTCCGCCGCGGCGCCCGGCGCGTCGACGGAGGACGAGGCTCTGTCCGCCTTCACGGATGGCGTCGCCAAGCTGCGCGCGGGAGCCGCCGGCGTGCCTGACGAGGTCCTGGTGTGCCTGGTAGGCAACATGGTGACGGAGGAGGCGCTGCCGTCGTACCAGAGCATGGGAAACCGCACGGAGGGCATCGCTgacgacaccggcgccagcagccTCCCCTGGGCGCGGTGGCTGCGCGGCTGGACCGCAGAGGAGAACCGCCACGGTGACCTCCTCAACCGCTACCTCTACCTCTCCGGCCGCGTCGACATGCGCCAGGTCGAGACCAccgtccaccacctcctccgcaaCGGCATG GAAATGCTGGTGCCCAAGAGCCCCTACCACAGCGTCATCTACGGCGCGTTCCAGGAGCGCGCCACCTTCATCTCGCACGTGCACACGGCGAAGCTCGCCGGGCAGCACGGCGACCAGGCCCTCGCCAAGATCTGCGGCGTCATCGCCGCCGACGAGAAGCGGCACGAGGCGGGCTACACCAGGGTATGCGCCAAGCTCTTCGAGGTGGACCCCGACGGCATGGTGCGCGCTCTCGCGTACGTCATGCGCGGCAAGGTCACCATGCCCGGCCTTCTCATGTCCGATGGCCACGACTGCAGCGAGACTCTGTTCGACCGGTTCTCCGCCGTGGCGCAGCGCGCCGGCGTCTACACGGCGAGGGACTACGGCGATCTGGTGGAGCACTTCGTGCGCAAGTGGCGGGTGGCGGAGCTCGCCGGGCTGTCTGGCGAGGGCCGCCGCGCGCAGGAGTACGTCTGCAGGCTCCCGCCCAAGATCCGGAGGATGGAGGAGCTGGCCCACCAGAGGGCGGCCCGCAGCGAGCTCAGGCCGGCCAGCTTCAGTTGGATCTTCGACAGGCACGTCATGCTAGGCTGA